TCTTTATCGAAACGGGGCTGGCGGTAATGCTGACCTACGACAAGGAGAAAGACCGCATACACCTGTCGCCCGGCGGGGAATATAAACGGAGTAACCATCAATTAAACAAGTAAGAACATGAAACAGATAAAAGCAATAGTCATGGGGTTGGCGTGCCTGCTGGCAGCGGGTACGGCTAACGCACAGTGGGTCGTGAGCGATCCGGGGAACTTGGCGCAAGGGATTATCAATACCGTCAAACAGATTGCGCAGACCTCTACAACGGCGAAAAATACATTGGACGGTTTTAAAGAAACCGCCAAAGTGTTTGAGCAAGGTAAAAAATATTATGATGCGCTAAAGGATGTACACGACGTGATAAAGGGCGGCGTGAAGGTGAAGAAGAGCATCGAGATGGTGGCGGATATTTCGGAAATCTATGTGCGGAACTATCAGAAGATGTTAGGCGATCCGAACTATACGCCGGATGAATTGAGTACTATCTCCTTCGGGTACGCAAAGTTGCTAAGCGAGAGTGCGGACATATTGCAGGATTTGAAAAACGTGGTGAATATCACCGGAATGTCGCTATCGGATGCGGAGCGGCTGGCAATCATCGACCAGAGCTATAAGCGGTTACTGGAATACCGTAATCTGGTGCAGTACTACACGAACAAAAATATCTCGGTGAGTTACCTGCGGGCGAAAAAGAAAAAGGACACCGACCGGGTGATGGCACTGTACGGCTCGGCGGACGAACGCTATTGGTGAGAACGGATTCCTATACATATATATAAATAAGGTAAGATGATGTTATTATCAATAGACTTTGAAAACCTGCATCAGATATTGCACACGCTGTATCAGGAAATGATGCCGCTATGCTCGAATTTGACGGGCGTAGCCAAAGGGATAGCCGGGTTGGGTGCGCTGTTCTATGTTGCCGCCAAAGTGTGGCAAGCCCTTGCCCGTGCCGAACCTATCGACGTGTACCCGCTGCTGCGTCCCTTCGTCATCGGGCTGTGTATCATGTTCTTCCCGACCTTCGTACTGGGTACGATTAACACGGTTCTCTCCCCCGTGGTGAAAGGCTGCCACGGGATGCTGGAAACACAGACCTTCGACATGAACAAGTACCGGGAACAGAAGGACAAGCTGGAATATGAGGCGAACAAGCGGAATCCGGAAACGGCGTACCTTGTGGATAAGGAAGAGTTCGACAAGAAACTGGATGAACTCGGATGGTCGGCGGGCGACCTGATTACGATGGGCGGGATGTACATAGACCGGGCGGAATACCGGATGAAACAGAATATACGCAGGTGGTTTCAGGAACTCTTGGAACTGTTGTTCCAGTCCGCCGGGCTGGTGATAGACACGATACGGACGTTCTTTCTGATCGTCCTCTCCATCTTAGGGCCTATCGCCTTTGCGATAAGCGTCTATGATGGATTCCAAAGCACCCTGACGCAGTGGATCACCCGGTATATCTCCGTCTATATGTGGCTGCCCGTGAGCGACCTGTTCAGCTCGGTGCTGGCAAGGATTCAGGTGTTGATGCTCACCAAGGACATAGAGGCGATGAGCGATCCCACCTTTATACCGGACAGCAGTAATACGGTGTACATGGTATTCCTGATTATCGGGATATTCGGGTACTTCACGATACCGACCGTTGCGAACTGGATCATCATGGCGGGCGGCGTAAGCGGCGCGAACCGTGCGATGAACACGACTGCCTCCAAAGCGGGGAATGTTGCCGCTGCCGGGGCGGGTGCTGCCGTGGGGAATGTTGCCGGAAAACTTATCAAGTAACTAAAAAATCAAGAAAGGAAATGGAATTTAAAAGTTTGAAGAATATCGAAACGAGTTTCAGGCAGATACGTCTGTTTGCGCTGGTGTTCATCTGCCTGTGTGCGGTGGTGACGGGCTTTGCGCTCTGGAAGTCGTACAGCTTTGCCGAAGCGCAACGGCAGAAGATTTATGTGCTGGATAACGGGAAGTCGCTGATGCTGGCACTCTCGCAGGACGTGCAGCAGAACCGCCCGGTGGAAGCACGGGAACACGTGCGCAGGTTTCACGAGCTGTTTTTCACGCTCTCGCCGGACAAGTCGGCTATCGAGGGCAATATCAAACGCTCGCTGATGCTGGCGGACAAGAGCGCATTTAACTACTACAAAGACCTCTCGGAAAAGGGGTATTATAACCGGGTGATTTCGGGGAACATCAACCAGATGGTACAGATTGACAGCGTGCGGTGTGACTTTGACAAGTACCCGTACAACGTGCGGACGTTCGCCCGCCAGATCATCCTACGGGAAAGCTCGGTGACGGAAAGAAGCCTTGTCACCCGCTGCCGGTTGTTGGATGCCGTCAGGAGTGACAACAACCCGCAGGGGTTCATCATCGAGGGCTTCGAGATTACCGAGAACAAGGACTTGCAAACCATCAAACGCTAACGGCATGGTCGGAAAATTTATGGCGAAGGTCATTGCTGAAATACAGGACTGGGCGGACGTAAAGCTCCGCCGCCTGTGCGGGCGTATCACGCCGGATCAGCGGGTGGTGGTTATCCTTGTGATGTTCGTGGTGTTCGGCGGGTTGTCGGTGTACATGACCGTCGCAGCCATTTACAACATCGGCAAAAGTGACGGTCGGGAACTGGGAATAGAGCATATCGATCCCATCCGGCTAAAGAATGACAGTATAATCAATCCTTTTAACAACCAGTAAATCATGGAAGAACAGAATCAGGAAAAAGAAACGGTAACGCAGCACGTAACGGTGACGGATGCCGCAGCCCCGGACACGGGGAAAGGGGACAAAGGGAAAAAAGGCGGCGGAAAGGACAAGAAAGCCGCCAGAGAACTGACGCCGAAACAGATGCAGCAGCGGAAAAAGCTGTTGGTGTACCCGTTGATGGGGTTGCTGTTTTTGGGTAGTATGTGGCTGATCTTCGCACCTTCGGACAAGAAGGACGAAGGCGGGGAAACGGTCGGAGCGTTCAACGCCGATATTCCACTGCCGGAGAATGACGGGATTATCGGTGACAAGCGGAAAGCCTACGAGCAGGCGCAGGTAGAAAAGAAACAGGCGGACAAGGTGCGCTCGTTGCAGGACTTCGCTTTTGCGGCTGACAACGGAACGGACGAGGTGGAAATGGAACTGCCGGACAGCGAGCCGGAACGGGAGCCGTTCAGGGATTATTCGGGTTCTACACGGGGAAAGGGTGTGAACTCTTCGGCGGTTGCCTACCGGGACATCAACCGACAACTCGGCACGTTCTACGAAACGCCGAAGGTGGATGCCGAAAAGGAAGAACTGAAACGTCAGGTGGAAGAACTGACCGCCCGGCTGGATGCGCAGCAGGGACAGGCGGGCGGCATAGACGAGCAGGTCGCCCTGATGGAAAAGAGTTACGAGCTTGCCGCCAAGTACATGGGGCAGAACGGGCAGGCAGGACAAAGCGGCGCAATCGTGCAAGTTCCCGTTACCGGACAGAGTACCGGGCAAGGGACGGGAAAGCCCGCCATTGCGGTACAGGCGGCACGGCAACAAACGGTGTCGGGGCTGCAACAGCCGATGAGCGATGCGGAGTTCATGCGGGCGTACAGCCAGCCGAGAAACTACGGGTTCAATACGGCGGTCGGCAGCGGGTACGCTATGGGAAAGAATACGATACGGGCGTGCATCCACCAAGACCAGACGATTATGGACGGACAGACGGTGAAGCTCCGGCTGCTCGAACCGCTGCAAGCGGGAAACCTTGTGATTCCGCAGAATACCCTTGTTTCGGGTACGGGAAAGGTACAGGGGGAACGGTTGGATATTGTGGTGTCGTCCATCGAATACCGGGGGAACTTGCTGCCCGTGGAACTGGCGGTGTATGACAGTGACGGGCAGAAAGGCTTGTCCGTTCCTTCGTCGCTGGAACAGGAAGCGGCAAAGGAAGCCCTTGCGAATATCGGCGGCGGACTGGGGACAAGCATTTCGTTCGCGCAGAGTGCCGGACAGCAGATCGCTATGGACTTGACAAGGGGTGTGATGCAGGGCGGCAGCCAGTATCTTGCGAAGAAGTTCCGGACGGTGAAGGTGCATCTGAAAGCGGGATATGAATTGATGCTTTATGCCAAAGAGTAGTACTTTTTCTTTTGTCTTGATACAAAAGAAAAAGATACCAAAAAGAAAAAATTAAGACTGCATTTTCTACGCTACTCTCTTCCTGCGTTTCGCTAAAGAAAAAGAACTCGCTACGCTCAAACAGCTTTTTCTTTTTGACGCTACACTACGGTCGTTCGCTTCACGCTGCGAAAATGAGGTCGGGATGCCATGCGGATTGGATGCTATGCAGGCTTGGAATGTGAAAATAACAATGATTAAAAAGAAAAGACAATGAAAAAGATTTTGGGATTGGTTGCCCTCGTTATGGGCGCAGTAATGTGTGTGAACGCACAAGTGAATGACACGGTACGGACGGTTGCCGGAAACGACCTGTATCAAGGGATCACGCAAAAGTTACCGTATCGGCAGATGGTTACTCCGTTCGGGGTACAGGTGACGTTTGCCAAGACAGTGCATATTATATTCCCGTCAGCGGTGAAGTACGTGGACTTGGGTAGTAACTGGATTATTGCCGGAAAAGCGGACGGGGCGGAGAACGTAATCCGGGTGAAGGCTACGACCGAAGGGTTTCCGGGGGAAACGAATTTCTCGGTGATTTGTGAGGATGGTAGTTTTTACAGTTTCAACGCCAAATATGCGCATGAGCCGGAAATGCTGAACATCGAAATGAAGGACTTTTTAGAGAATGAGGACACAACAGACTTTTCGCATACCCGCATGAATATCTATTTCCGTGAACTGGGCAACGAAAGCCCGTTGCTGGTGAAGCTGATTATGCAGAGCATCTATAAGGCGGACAAGCGGGAAATCAAGCATCTGGGTTGTAAACGCTTCGGGGTGCAATTCCTTTTGAAATCCATCCACTCGCATAACGGGCTGTTCTATTTCCACACGGAAACGAGGAACAGGTCGAACGTGGCTTTCAACACGGACTTTATCAAGTTCAAGATTGTGGATAAGAAAGTGCCGAAGCGCACCGCCATTCAGGAACGGGCGATAGATCCGGTACGCAGCTATAACGAGGTACTGGTAACGAACGGGAAAAGCAATGTGCGCACGGTGTACGTCGTTCCGCAATTCACCATACCGGACGATAAGATTCTGGTGATTGAACTGTTCGAGAAGAACGGCGGCAGGCATCAGACGATACGGGTGGAGAACACCGACCTTGTGGCGGCAAAAGTGATTAACGAACTGAAAATCAAATAAAGGATATGAAAAAGGTATTGTTGATTATCATGCTCTTCGGGGTGTGCCTGCATTTTAACCAGGCACACGCCCAAAGATGCCTGCCCGGAATGAGGGGAATACAGTTCACGGGCGGACTTTCGGACGATCTGCGCTGGAAAAACGGTAACGGTTTCGGTTACCATGCCGGGATAGCGGTAAGCACTTACATGAAGAACGCCCATCATTGGGTGGTCGGTGCGGAGTATCTGGAAAAGCGGTATGACTACCGGGGCTGCCTTTATCCGGTCAGCCAGTTTACGGGGGAAGGCGGGTATTACCTGAACTTCCTTTCGGACAGGAAGAAGACATTTTTTGCGGCACTGGGATTGTCCGCCCTTGCCGGATATGAAACGGTGAACTGGGGCGAACAGATGATGCCGGACGGTTCACGGCTGACTGATGGGGATAATTTTATTTACGGGGGTGCACTGACGCTGGAATTGTCCGCATACCTGACGGATAAGATTGTCTTGCTGGTAAACGGACGGCAAAGGATGCTGTTCGGGGGTGATTGTGGAAAATTCCACTCGCAGGTCGGCGTGGGAATTAGGTTTATGATTCGATGACTACTATAATAAATAATGTATATGAAGAAGATAATTTATCAAATGCTCGTGGGTTGCTACATAGTGGCCGCCCTCGTGCTTGTGTGTGCCTGTAATAGCCAGTTGGATATTCAGACGAGATACCCGTTCACGGTGGAGATGATGCCCGTCCCGAAAAAACAGAAGGTGAACGAAACGGCGGAAATCCGCTGTGAACTCAAACGGGATGGACGTTGGGAAGATACGGAGTACACGATACGCTGGTTCCTGTATGACGGGAAAGGCACGCTTAAACTGGATGATGGCACGGTGCTGTTGCCGAATGACCGCTACCCGCTGGAGAAAGAAATGTTCCGGCTGTATTTTACTTCGCAGTCGGACGATCAGAGCAGTTTGAAGGTGTGGGTGGAAGATTCGTTCGGGCAGACGGTGGAACTGGAGCTAAGTTTCAATAATGACAATTCGGAAGAATGACTAAAAAGGTAAACAATGAGAGAGAATACAGTTCCGGGGGTGTATCTTCTTAATATAGATATGGGGTGCGAACAGGCGAAAGAGGAATTTAAACGGATGGGATTTACAGACGGGGAAAAGCAGGACTTTCAAGGGTTTACTCCGCAAGCCTTGTCCGTAACTCCGCTTTGGCTGGTTTGGCACGGGACGATACACAACGGCAATATGTTGCTGAAAAGTGATGAAGAACTGATACCGCTGGGTATCAGTTCAAAAACAGAGCTTCCTATCCGCAGGTTGAGTGAAATAGTCCGGGAATATAGCCATAGAGCGGGAAGGTATCAGGACGAAACGGAGAACGGGGATTATTCTCTGGAAAGATTGTGCCGATTTGAACGCACGAGTGAGAAGTGCATGACTGCCGTCCGGCAAGACGGCTGGGAACTGGCACACGTGCCGGAAGAGGTGAAAACGCCGGAAATGTGCCGTCTTGCACTTGATAACAGTGCAGATTTGGCTTATGAAAACTTGGAACTGTTGCACTATGTGCCGTTCCCGGATATTTGTCTGGAATATATCAAGGCGAATAACGGGTGCGGCGATGTTGAACTGCCGGAAGTATTGAGTGCCCTTGCACCGGGAGTTATTGACAGCCGGATAGCGGACTATGCCATCGAACAGGACGGACGGTGTTTGGGTGTGCTGCCTGCCCATCTGCAAACCGTGGAACGGGCTGAAAAGGCGGTAAAGGAAGCAGGTACGGAAGCCCTTGCGGGCGAAAAAGTACGTGCGGAACTGAAAACGGAAGGGTTGTACCGGAAATGTGCGGAACATAGCTGGATGTCATTCGCCCTGCTTCCGAAAGCGGAGCGTTCACCGGAAATCTGCCTGCTGGCAGCAAAACTCTATCCCCAAGAAACAGCCAAACGTCCGGACTTGATACCGGAAAGCGTGAAAAACGGGTGCAACGTGTATTCGCTCTGCAAAATGATGGAAGCACGGACAGGGGAAAAGTTCACATACCAACAGATGACGGACTTCTACAACGGGAAGCCGCTGAACGTGCGCCGGATGGAAATGCCGGACGGGGTACAGAAAGACAAGGCGGTGAAGTTCGACAAGGAGAAACAGGAGTTTTCTTTCTCGGCTATCCGGCAGGAACGGAAAAGAGGATTGCGGATGTGATATGAGCCGACAATACAAAATAGTGAGAAAGCATCCTTCGGGATGCTTTTTTGTATGGGTAACAATGAAAAATACAGTAAATACTGTGTTTTATAAAAATCTTATCTTATATTTGGCAAAAGATGCCAGATGAAGCCGTTAAATATCCTAATATGGTCGATTACCGAAAAAGAACGGACTGAAAACGAAAAGGGAGTTTAGGGGTGGCGGAGTATCTTTGGTACTATCAATGAAAAGGAAATAATAAAATACAGGATTATGAATATTAAAACATTTTTAATTATGCCTATAAGGGCATTTGCGACTTATGGCAATACACAAGTGAAAATAAAGAGTTTGTCACCTATATTCAAGCGACAACTTGCAGTAATGGTCTTTTTAATTATCAGCATACTGCCGATAACTGCACAAGAAACCAATCAGACCTCAAAAGAAAAGCAAAAAGTGGAATCTTCACGGCTGCCCTTTATGATGTCATTTTCGATTGGTTCAAATTTCAATACCGGGGGAAGTGATTATGCTGAATGGTTTGGCTCACGGGCGGATGTTGCCACGCAGTTTGACTGGCGAATGAATGTTCCGTTGTTCCGTCATTGGTGTGCATATTTAGATTTGGGTGTCAGCTTTTTCAACATACAAACAGACAATTCGGGTGAAAATATTGCAGGTGCAGTCATCGACAAGCTATTCCCCGGACTAAGCAAGATAAAACCATCACTTAGCACAGGAATCACTTACGTTGTAGAAAAAAGGAAATGGCAGATCATGCCGAGAGCCGGAATAGGCTGGACGAGTGCAGGCAATTCAAATAAGACGAAAAGTGCTGACGGAAAGGTTTATCAACTCGAAATAAACAGGTCACCCATGTTCTTTAACACCGGGGCTTCCATAGGTTACCGCACATCAAATTTATGTAGTTTCATCCTTGATATTAACTACCGTTGCCCTTTGCAATCCTGCAAAGCGACCTATACAACTACCTTGCAAGATTTACCCCCTGTAACAGAAGTCATGAAATCCCGTTCATGGGCAAACGATTTGAGCGTTTCACTTGGTATTCAGTTGCAATTAGGGAAGAATAATAAGAACAAAATCAAACTAAAATGAAAATAATCTTGCATATTCTTCTTTATCTACTGACTTTTTTCGCTTACCTTGGAGCGGTGGGATGGGCTATTGAGCAAGGTTCTGCAAAAATGTCAGGTGATGCGATGAGTCAAGGCATGAAGCAAGCTTTCAGCACATTATTTTATACAGTTTTGGTTATTGTGGCGGTTTATGTGGTTAGCGTGCTGATTGCAAAGTTCCTTTTGAAAGGAAGCATTTTACTATCGGCTTGTATCAATGCCGGGCTGATACTACTGTGGGTAGCCATCTTTGTTTTTGCCAGCTTGAATAAAAAAGTACGACCTATCTCTGATTATCTGTTAGTGGAAATAAATAGTCCTCGCCTTTATCCTGTTACCGTTAGTGACTGCAAAATAACTCTATCAAACGGTGAGGCATACAGGTTTGGCAGAAAGGGGCATAAAATGATAGCGGTAGAAGGTGACGCATGGGGAAAAGAGGGCGAAATAACATATATTCCAGGCGATTCGCTTCCCGCACATATTGATATAAGTTATTTGTCTTATGTGGAAGATAAAGTATATCATGTAGAAGCTGATTTACCCGTAGAAAAATTAAATAAGTTGTATCATCAGGGATGGTTGAATGGATGGAATGAAGAGCAGCATTATGACGGCTTGGTCATTGGGTGTGCTCCATTCGGAATTGTTAAAATATGGCTGCGCAGTGATATACATGGGGGACGGCGTACTGAGCTATGTTCATTCAAGGGAAAAGAAGATTGGGAAGCTCTGTTGGGATACAAGATGGATTGTAATGGTATACATTATAAATGTGATAAGGAAAGAGTTCGGAATAAGGTCTGGGAAAATCAGGAAACGAACGGACTGCCGGACACACTCTTTTTTGATAACAGCCATATCCGGTATAATTACCGTATCGTGGTTGAAACGGAATCGCCGGATGATAAGTTGCATAATATGGAGTTGGTTCTCTGTAATGGAGAATATGATAATACGTCCCAAAGTAAAACTCCCGATTGTGATTATAAGATGCAAGTCTGCCCTAAATATATTCGGCTGGAATGGCGGTACAGAAGGAAAAATACCTGCTTGGATTTTAACCCCAAAGAGATTGTCGAGTTTTTCAATTCGTCTTTCGGTGATGATTGTTCACAACCGGGCGACTTGGTGATACGATTGGATGAATATGGCAA
The Bacteroides caecimuris DNA segment above includes these coding regions:
- a CDS encoding DUF4141 domain-containing protein, which produces MKQIKAIVMGLACLLAAGTANAQWVVSDPGNLAQGIINTVKQIAQTSTTAKNTLDGFKETAKVFEQGKKYYDALKDVHDVIKGGVKVKKSIEMVADISEIYVRNYQKMLGDPNYTPDELSTISFGYAKLLSESADILQDLKNVVNITGMSLSDAERLAIIDQSYKRLLEYRNLVQYYTNKNISVSYLRAKKKKDTDRVMALYGSADERYW
- the traJ gene encoding conjugative transposon protein TraJ: MLLSIDFENLHQILHTLYQEMMPLCSNLTGVAKGIAGLGALFYVAAKVWQALARAEPIDVYPLLRPFVIGLCIMFFPTFVLGTINTVLSPVVKGCHGMLETQTFDMNKYREQKDKLEYEANKRNPETAYLVDKEEFDKKLDELGWSAGDLITMGGMYIDRAEYRMKQNIRRWFQELLELLFQSAGLVIDTIRTFFLIVLSILGPIAFAISVYDGFQSTLTQWITRYISVYMWLPVSDLFSSVLARIQVLMLTKDIEAMSDPTFIPDSSNTVYMVFLIIGIFGYFTIPTVANWIIMAGGVSGANRAMNTTASKAGNVAAAGAGAAVGNVAGKLIK
- the traK gene encoding conjugative transposon protein TraK, with protein sequence MEFKSLKNIETSFRQIRLFALVFICLCAVVTGFALWKSYSFAEAQRQKIYVLDNGKSLMLALSQDVQQNRPVEAREHVRRFHELFFTLSPDKSAIEGNIKRSLMLADKSAFNYYKDLSEKGYYNRVISGNINQMVQIDSVRCDFDKYPYNVRTFARQIILRESSVTERSLVTRCRLLDAVRSDNNPQGFIIEGFEITENKDLQTIKR
- a CDS encoding TraL conjugative transposon family protein → MVGKFMAKVIAEIQDWADVKLRRLCGRITPDQRVVVILVMFVVFGGLSVYMTVAAIYNIGKSDGRELGIEHIDPIRLKNDSIINPFNNQ
- the traM gene encoding conjugative transposon protein TraM; the encoded protein is MEEQNQEKETVTQHVTVTDAAAPDTGKGDKGKKGGGKDKKAARELTPKQMQQRKKLLVYPLMGLLFLGSMWLIFAPSDKKDEGGETVGAFNADIPLPENDGIIGDKRKAYEQAQVEKKQADKVRSLQDFAFAADNGTDEVEMELPDSEPEREPFRDYSGSTRGKGVNSSAVAYRDINRQLGTFYETPKVDAEKEELKRQVEELTARLDAQQGQAGGIDEQVALMEKSYELAAKYMGQNGQAGQSGAIVQVPVTGQSTGQGTGKPAIAVQAARQQTVSGLQQPMSDAEFMRAYSQPRNYGFNTAVGSGYAMGKNTIRACIHQDQTIMDGQTVKLRLLEPLQAGNLVIPQNTLVSGTGKVQGERLDIVVSSIEYRGNLLPVELAVYDSDGQKGLSVPSSLEQEAAKEALANIGGGLGTSISFAQSAGQQIAMDLTRGVMQGGSQYLAKKFRTVKVHLKAGYELMLYAKE
- the traN gene encoding conjugative transposon protein TraN, with translation MKKILGLVALVMGAVMCVNAQVNDTVRTVAGNDLYQGITQKLPYRQMVTPFGVQVTFAKTVHIIFPSAVKYVDLGSNWIIAGKADGAENVIRVKATTEGFPGETNFSVICEDGSFYSFNAKYAHEPEMLNIEMKDFLENEDTTDFSHTRMNIYFRELGNESPLLVKLIMQSIYKADKREIKHLGCKRFGVQFLLKSIHSHNGLFYFHTETRNRSNVAFNTDFIKFKIVDKKVPKRTAIQERAIDPVRSYNEVLVTNGKSNVRTVYVVPQFTIPDDKILVIELFEKNGGRHQTIRVENTDLVAAKVINELKIK
- a CDS encoding conjugal transfer protein TraO, with protein sequence MKKVLLIIMLFGVCLHFNQAHAQRCLPGMRGIQFTGGLSDDLRWKNGNGFGYHAGIAVSTYMKNAHHWVVGAEYLEKRYDYRGCLYPVSQFTGEGGYYLNFLSDRKKTFFAALGLSALAGYETVNWGEQMMPDGSRLTDGDNFIYGGALTLELSAYLTDKIVLLVNGRQRMLFGGDCGKFHSQVGVGIRFMIR
- a CDS encoding DUF3872 domain-containing protein, producing MKKIIYQMLVGCYIVAALVLVCACNSQLDIQTRYPFTVEMMPVPKKQKVNETAEIRCELKRDGRWEDTEYTIRWFLYDGKGTLKLDDGTVLLPNDRYPLEKEMFRLYFTSQSDDQSSLKVWVEDSFGQTVELELSFNNDNSEE
- a CDS encoding DUF2931 family protein, with translation MKIILHILLYLLTFFAYLGAVGWAIEQGSAKMSGDAMSQGMKQAFSTLFYTVLVIVAVYVVSVLIAKFLLKGSILLSACINAGLILLWVAIFVFASLNKKVRPISDYLLVEINSPRLYPVTVSDCKITLSNGEAYRFGRKGHKMIAVEGDAWGKEGEITYIPGDSLPAHIDISYLSYVEDKVYHVEADLPVEKLNKLYHQGWLNGWNEEQHYDGLVIGCAPFGIVKIWLRSDIHGGRRTELCSFKGKEDWEALLGYKMDCNGIHYKCDKERVRNKVWENQETNGLPDTLFFDNSHIRYNYRIVVETESPDDKLHNMELVLCNGEYDNTSQSKTPDCDYKMQVCPKYIRLEWRYRRKNTCLDFNPKEIVEFFNSSFGDDCSQPGDLVIRLDEYGNLKKISLKIGKNVYRYDKEAEKEQ